From the Variovorax paradoxus genome, the window ATCGTGCTGCACAACGGCACGCTGGTGGCGGACGGCGAGCCGGCCGAGGTGATTGCTTCGCCGGTGGTGCAGGAAGCCTATCTTGGCGTTGCGAAGGAGGCCGCAGCATGAAGCTCCCGATGATGAATTTCTCCCTCTCCCGCTGGGGGAGGTCAGGGGTGGGGGCAGGCGGCCTTGATGTCGCCGCAGCCCTTCAAGCGCCGCTTGCCCCCATCCCGACCTTCCCGCGGAAGGGGAAGGAGCAAGACAGATGAATGCTCAGAATCTATTGACCCTCGAAGGCGTGCACACGCACATCGGGGCGTACCACATCCTGCACGGCGTGGACCTTGCCATCCCGAAGGGCCAGCTCACCATGCTGCTGGGCCGCAACGGCGCGGGCAAGACGACGACGCTGCGGACCATCATGGGCCTGTGGCATGCGTCGCAGGGCAGGGTGCGCTTCGGTGACCAGGACATCACCGCGCAGCACACGCCGCAGATCGCCGGCCTGGGCATCGCCTACGTGCCGGAAAACATGGGCATCTTCTCGGACCTCACGGTGAAGGAGAACATGCTGCTCGCCGCGCGCGGCGCGAAGAATGCGCAGCAGATCGACGACACGCGGCTGAAGTGGATCTTCAAGCTCTTTCCCGCGGTCGAGAAGTTCTGGAACCACCCGGCGGGCAAGCTCTCGGGCGGGCAGAAGCAGATGCTGGCCGTGTCGCGCGCGATCGTGGAGCCGCGCGAGCTGCTCATCATCGACGAGCCCAGCAAGGGCCTGGCGCCCGTGATGATCAACAACATGATCGACGCCTTCGCCGAGCTGAAGCGCAGCGGCGTGACGATCCTGCTGGTGGAGCAGAACATCAACTTCGCCCAGCGCCTGGGCGACACCGTCGCGGTGATGGACAACGGCCGCGTGGTGCACGCGGGCTCGATGGCGGCGTTCTCCGCCGATGCGCAATTGCAGCAATCTCTCCTGGGTCTCGCGCTATGACGTATTCGATATCTTTCTCCTTCCCCTCCGGGAGGGTCGGGTGGGGCTCGCGGCCCTCGATGCGACGCGGCCTTGCAGGCGCCGTCGGCCTGATCCCCACCTTCCCCAGAGGGGGAAGGCGCAAGACAGGAGGGCGCGGCGATGAAAGCACTCGACTTCGACTGGAAGCCCCTGCTGCTCGCCCCGGTGCTCGCGCTCGTCGCGCTGCCGCTCACCGGCTCCTTCTCGACCTGGCTCACGCTCACGGTGGCGGGCCTGGCCATG encodes:
- a CDS encoding ABC transporter ATP-binding protein, with amino-acid sequence MNAQNLLTLEGVHTHIGAYHILHGVDLAIPKGQLTMLLGRNGAGKTTTLRTIMGLWHASQGRVRFGDQDITAQHTPQIAGLGIAYVPENMGIFSDLTVKENMLLAARGAKNAQQIDDTRLKWIFKLFPAVEKFWNHPAGKLSGGQKQMLAVSRAIVEPRELLIIDEPSKGLAPVMINNMIDAFAELKRSGVTILLVEQNINFAQRLGDTVAVMDNGRVVHAGSMAAFSADAQLQQSLLGLAL